In Chloroflexota bacterium, a single genomic region encodes these proteins:
- a CDS encoding epoxyqueuosine reductase QueH: protein MSQAIVLDATGQRLSPCSLQKAQQLLAQGKAKLIAEEPFTIQLCYAVSLRVAPQASPDQKPGQGKRLLLHICCAPCSTYSVQRLREQGFDLTGLWYNPNIHPFAEHERRRECMQSYAAEIELPIVWEAYDMPAYFRAVAGHEAFGERCTICYQLRLERTAQIAQQQGFDAFTTTLFISPYQQQALIRSIGEELASQYGVQFYFENLRRGWSVRGRMAREHDMYQQRYCGCIYSEWEAAKRRNPTTSS, encoded by the coding sequence ATGTCCCAAGCGATTGTCCTTGATGCAACCGGTCAGCGTTTATCGCCCTGCTCTCTCCAGAAAGCTCAGCAATTGCTAGCCCAAGGCAAGGCAAAACTCATTGCCGAGGAGCCTTTTACAATCCAGTTGTGCTATGCGGTGTCGTTACGAGTAGCGCCCCAGGCTTCCCCAGACCAGAAGCCTGGTCAGGGCAAACGCCTACTGTTGCATATCTGCTGCGCACCCTGCAGCACCTATTCTGTCCAACGCCTGCGTGAACAGGGCTTTGACCTGACCGGCTTGTGGTACAATCCCAATATCCATCCCTTTGCGGAACATGAACGACGGCGCGAGTGCATGCAGTCCTATGCCGCAGAGATTGAGCTGCCCATAGTTTGGGAGGCATACGATATGCCTGCCTACTTTCGCGCTGTCGCCGGGCACGAGGCTTTTGGCGAGCGCTGCACCATTTGTTACCAACTGCGCTTGGAACGGACGGCTCAGATAGCTCAGCAACAGGGCTTTGATGCTTTCACGACAACCCTCTTCATCAGTCCCTATCAACAGCAAGCTCTGATACGCAGCATCGGTGAGGAGTTGGCTAGCCAGTATGGCGTGCAGTTCTACTTCGAGAACCTACGCAGGGGTTGGAGCGTGCGCGGACGAATGGCACGCGAGCATGACATGTATCAACAACGCTATTGCGGGTGCATCTACAGCGAATGGGAAGCCGCTAAGCGGAGAAATCCTACAACTTCGTCCTAG